A window of Oligoflexus sp. contains these coding sequences:
- a CDS encoding response regulator transcription factor, with translation MRILVVEDDKALSSLLVRALREESYAVDLAQDGQEAEWLAYENPYDAIVLDLMLPIKDGLTVLRNLRAGGISTPVLILTAKDTTQDVVKGLDEGGDDYLKKPFSLDELLARVRALLRRKDTEVATVIEVGPIKIDPSKKMVTREGKPIELTAKEYALMEYFGRNAGVVLSRTQLSEHVWDMNFEPTSNVVDVYVGYLRNKIDKPWESNFIKTMRGHGYMLDVDGRSTTADA, from the coding sequence ATGCGTATTTTGGTTGTCGAAGACGATAAAGCTTTGTCCAGCCTACTCGTGCGCGCTCTGCGCGAGGAATCCTATGCTGTCGATTTGGCTCAGGATGGTCAGGAAGCGGAATGGCTGGCTTATGAGAATCCCTATGACGCCATCGTGCTCGATCTTATGCTGCCCATCAAAGATGGACTCACCGTTCTGCGCAACCTGCGCGCAGGCGGCATCAGCACCCCCGTACTGATCCTGACAGCCAAGGATACCACGCAGGACGTCGTCAAAGGCCTTGATGAAGGCGGTGATGATTACCTGAAAAAGCCCTTCAGCCTGGACGAACTCCTGGCCCGCGTGCGCGCCCTGCTTCGTCGCAAGGACACCGAGGTGGCGACTGTGATAGAAGTCGGCCCGATCAAGATCGATCCTTCGAAGAAAATGGTCACCCGCGAAGGCAAGCCTATCGAGCTGACCGCGAAGGAATATGCTCTGATGGAATACTTCGGGCGCAATGCAGGCGTTGTCTTGAGCCGGACCCAGCTTTCCGAACACGTCTGGGACATGAACTTCGAACCCACCTCGAACGTGGTCGACGTCTATGTCGGGTACCTGCGCAACAAGATCGACAAACCCTGGGAAAGCAACTTCATTAAGACTATGCGTGGTCACGGTTACATGCTGGATGTGGATGGACGCTCGACGACAGCGGACGCCTGA